In a genomic window of Nitrospirota bacterium:
- a CDS encoding polyprenyl synthetase family protein: MQADRPGVALATMQDVWDFYRTDLQGVESHIQKHVDSGVPLINQVALYILTSGGKRIRPLLLMISARLNGYDSPGDQTVTLASAIEYIHAATLLHDDVLDDASLRRGKDPAHALWGNRATILVGDYLYTKAVCLAVQLGLLEVDSILAHACRIMAEGEALQLLHCGDLALTDGDYLKIVECKTAALMSAACRLGGVISGAGWDEKEALGRFGRYLGIAYQVADDTLDYIADQGRLGKALGKDLSEGKITLPLLHLLRTASGDERRLVETVVREGQASPTQLREILDLMQSHGSTAYALDVARQHIAMAQQSLEVFDNGPHRQALAAVADFVVTRDH, encoded by the coding sequence ATGCAAGCCGACCGTCCGGGGGTCGCACTGGCCACCATGCAGGACGTCTGGGACTTTTATCGGACGGATCTGCAGGGCGTAGAGTCGCATATCCAGAAGCACGTCGATTCCGGCGTCCCGCTCATCAATCAAGTCGCGCTCTATATCCTGACCAGCGGGGGCAAGCGCATCCGGCCCCTGCTCCTCATGATTTCGGCCCGCTTGAACGGCTACGACTCGCCGGGGGATCAGACGGTCACGCTGGCGAGCGCGATCGAGTACATTCACGCGGCTACGTTGCTGCACGACGACGTGTTGGACGACGCGTCGTTGCGACGCGGGAAGGACCCGGCGCACGCGTTGTGGGGCAACCGCGCGACCATTCTGGTGGGGGACTATCTCTATACCAAAGCCGTCTGCCTTGCCGTCCAACTCGGACTGTTGGAGGTGGATTCCATCCTGGCGCACGCGTGCCGCATCATGGCCGAGGGCGAGGCGCTGCAACTGCTCCACTGCGGCGACCTGGCGCTGACGGACGGGGACTACCTGAAGATTGTGGAGTGCAAGACCGCGGCGTTGATGTCCGCGGCCTGTCGGTTGGGCGGCGTGATCAGCGGCGCCGGCTGGGACGAGAAGGAGGCGCTCGGGCGATTCGGCCGCTACCTGGGTATCGCGTACCAGGTCGCAGATGACACGCTGGACTACATCGCGGACCAGGGGCGGCTGGGAAAAGCGCTGGGCAAGGACCTCTCCGAGGGCAAAATCACGCTGCCGTTGCTCCACCTCCTGCGAACCGCCAGCGGCGACGAGCGCCGTCTGGTGGAAACCGTGGTCCGCGAAGGCCAGGCGTCGCCCACACAATTGCGGGAGATCCTCGACCTCATGCAAAGCCACGGGTCCACCGCCTATGCCCTCGACGTGGCGCGGCAACACATCGCCATGGCGCAACAGAGCCTCGAGGTCTTCGACAACGGTCCCCACCGCCAAGCCCTGGCCGCCGTGGCCGACTTCGTCGTCACCCGCGACCACTGA
- a CDS encoding PilZ domain-containing protein, which translates to MGQADSRREFTRVRLAVGVEVDQPGRPKISGRGRDLSVKGVYVECSKPLPPSTPCDVTIVLSGTPEPMQVHVTGRVVYAEPGGMGIEFVEVDVDSFIHLRNLVLYNSVDTEQVEREFAQHIGWKRKG; encoded by the coding sequence ATGGGTCAGGCAGACAGTCGTCGAGAGTTTACGCGGGTTCGCCTCGCCGTGGGCGTTGAAGTGGACCAACCGGGTCGGCCCAAGATTTCGGGGCGCGGGCGTGACCTGAGCGTGAAGGGCGTCTACGTTGAGTGTTCGAAGCCGCTCCCACCGTCCACGCCGTGCGATGTCACGATCGTGCTCTCGGGAACCCCCGAGCCCATGCAGGTGCACGTGACCGGTCGCGTCGTGTACGCGGAGCCCGGCGGCATGGGCATCGAGTTCGTCGAGGTGGACGTGGACAGCTTCATCCACCTTCGGAACCTCGTCCTGTACAACTCCGTGGACACCGAACAGGTGGAGCGGGAGTTCGCACAACACATCGGATGGAAGCGCAAAGGCTGA
- a CDS encoding ABC transporter ATP-binding protein, whose translation MTATTPVIELAGVTKQYHPEHAPAIDALSLTVARGHTLAVLGPSGCGKTTLLRLIAGFETPTEGTVRLGGACVAGAGFWVPPEQRGVGMVFQDYALFPHLTVSKNVAFGLHRMDRRDQTRRVAEVLDLVGLTGLEHRYPHQLSGGQQQRVALARALAPNPIVVLLDEPFSNLDPDMRSRMRAEVDAILQQSGATTVLVTHDHEEAFAMADRVAVLNRGRLEQLGAPEVVYHLPTTPFVAEFVGQADFVPGAVDGLQVKTELGPFPNTSGFPNGMVVSVMIRPDDVALVPTPDGSGVVLSRQFRGSENVYTVRLASGRSLHSSQPSDVVYERGRRVEIKISATHTVLFDPSVLPTDKEGSPQQP comes from the coding sequence GTGACCGCCACGACCCCCGTCATCGAGCTGGCCGGTGTGACGAAACAGTATCACCCCGAACACGCGCCCGCCATCGACGCCCTGTCCCTCACTGTGGCCCGAGGGCACACGCTGGCGGTGCTGGGACCGAGCGGTTGCGGGAAAACCACGCTGCTGCGCCTCATCGCGGGGTTTGAGACACCGACCGAGGGCACGGTCCGACTCGGCGGAGCCTGCGTGGCCGGTGCCGGGTTCTGGGTTCCGCCGGAACAGCGCGGAGTGGGCATGGTGTTTCAAGACTACGCCCTCTTCCCCCACCTGACGGTCTCGAAAAACGTGGCCTTTGGCCTCCACCGGATGGACCGGCGCGACCAGACCCGCCGCGTGGCCGAGGTGTTGGACCTGGTGGGACTCACCGGGCTCGAGCACCGCTACCCCCACCAACTCTCCGGCGGGCAACAGCAGCGCGTGGCCCTGGCCAGGGCCCTTGCGCCCAACCCGATCGTGGTCTTGCTCGATGAACCATTCTCCAATCTCGATCCGGACATGCGCTCGCGCATGCGGGCCGAGGTGGATGCCATTCTGCAGCAGTCCGGCGCCACTACGGTGCTGGTCACGCATGACCACGAAGAGGCGTTCGCCATGGCCGACCGCGTGGCCGTGCTGAACCGCGGGCGCCTGGAACAACTCGGGGCGCCGGAGGTCGTGTACCATCTGCCGACCACGCCGTTCGTGGCGGAGTTCGTGGGCCAGGCCGATTTCGTTCCGGGCGCGGTCGACGGGCTTCAGGTCAAGACCGAACTGGGTCCGTTCCCCAATACGTCAGGATTCCCGAACGGGATGGTCGTGTCGGTGATGATCCGGCCGGACGACGTGGCCCTGGTGCCCACCCCCGACGGATCAGGGGTGGTGTTGTCGCGCCAGTTTCGGGGCTCGGAAAACGTCTACACCGTCCGTCTCGCTTCGGGACGGTCGCTGCACTCCAGCCAACCCTCGGACGTGGTCTACGAGCGGGGTAGACGCGTGGAGATCAAGATCAGCGCCACCCACACCGTACTGTTCGACCCCTCGGTGCTGCCCACGGACAAGGAAGGCTCCCCGCAGCAACCTTAG
- a CDS encoding branched-chain amino acid ABC transporter substrate-binding protein, giving the protein MTISRPLTILALLLGLLAASCTPKASNEIKIGAAGPMTGDQSKMGTDLRHGVELAVDEWNARGGVLGKKIVLQVEDDQHDPKQAVAVANKFVNSGVVGVIGHWNSSASIPASGVYNQAKVVMITPASTNPQLTEQGFPTIFRVCGRDDQQGPVAAQFVRARYPTGAVAVLHDKTTYGQGLAEQFAKALGEGPRVVFSSGVTQGDKDFRAVLTTVKSAKPDVIYFGGIYPEAGLLVRQARELNLPAPFIVGDGTYDQKFLEIAGPAAEGTFLTFGPDASHLPQAQAFLAAYSQRFGPHGPYSIYAYDAANVLLSAIAAAGTTDGAKVAETIRGRTHQGAQGEIRFDTKGDVLNAPYIVWIVENGVFEQHWTPVEGG; this is encoded by the coding sequence GTGACCATTTCCCGACCATTGACCATCCTCGCACTCCTTCTCGGGCTCCTGGCCGCGTCCTGCACCCCGAAGGCCTCCAACGAGATCAAGATCGGCGCCGCCGGACCCATGACCGGCGATCAGAGCAAGATGGGCACGGATCTGCGGCACGGCGTGGAATTGGCCGTCGACGAGTGGAACGCCAGGGGCGGCGTGCTTGGCAAGAAAATCGTCCTTCAGGTTGAAGACGATCAGCACGATCCCAAACAAGCGGTCGCGGTCGCCAACAAGTTCGTGAACTCCGGCGTGGTCGGCGTGATCGGCCACTGGAATTCCAGCGCGTCGATTCCGGCCTCCGGCGTGTACAACCAGGCCAAGGTCGTGATGATCACGCCCGCGTCCACCAACCCGCAGCTCACGGAGCAGGGATTCCCCACGATCTTTCGCGTCTGCGGCCGCGACGACCAGCAGGGCCCGGTCGCCGCGCAGTTCGTGCGCGCCCGCTACCCCACGGGCGCCGTGGCCGTGCTGCACGACAAGACTACCTACGGCCAGGGACTGGCCGAACAATTCGCCAAGGCCCTCGGCGAGGGACCACGAGTCGTGTTCTCCAGCGGGGTGACGCAAGGGGACAAGGATTTTCGCGCCGTGTTGACCACGGTCAAAAGCGCCAAACCGGACGTCATTTACTTTGGAGGCATCTATCCCGAGGCCGGGCTCCTGGTCCGACAAGCGCGCGAACTCAACCTGCCCGCTCCCTTCATCGTAGGCGACGGAACCTACGACCAAAAATTTCTGGAGATCGCTGGGCCGGCGGCCGAGGGCACGTTTCTCACGTTCGGTCCGGACGCGTCACACCTTCCGCAAGCGCAAGCCTTCCTCGCCGCGTACAGCCAACGCTTCGGCCCTCACGGCCCCTATTCGATCTACGCGTACGACGCCGCCAACGTCCTGTTGAGCGCGATTGCCGCTGCCGGCACGACCGACGGCGCGAAGGTGGCTGAAACGATTCGGGGCCGGACTCACCAGGGGGCCCAAGGCGAGATCCGTTTCGATACCAAAGGCGACGTGCTCAACGCCCCCTATATCGTGTGGATTGTCGAGAACGGGGTGTTCGAGCAACACTGGACGCCGGTCGAGGGTGGTTAA
- a CDS encoding nucleotidyl transferase AbiEii/AbiGii toxin family protein, with the protein MFVEVVPADLPRHLDTLSRAGVLGPFYLAGGTAVALQLGHRVSDDLDFFSADSFEADAVVHTLSGLGRLDGVEAAPGTVHARFEGTRLTFLHYPYPLLDPCVSGLGINLASLRDIGCMKIDAVASRGSRRDFVDLYTICTRSRPLDDLLRDFDVKFRRIAYNRAHILKSLCYFEDAEREPLPKLLAPLVWEDIKAFFLTESQRLARHWL; encoded by the coding sequence GTGTTTGTCGAAGTCGTTCCAGCAGACCTACCGCGCCATCTGGACACACTGAGCCGCGCCGGTGTCCTCGGTCCGTTTTACCTGGCCGGTGGCACCGCCGTCGCCCTCCAACTCGGCCACCGCGTATCCGATGACCTCGACTTTTTCTCCGCGGATTCGTTCGAGGCGGACGCCGTTGTCCACACGCTCTCTGGCCTAGGCCGACTCGACGGCGTCGAAGCCGCACCCGGAACGGTCCACGCCCGTTTTGAGGGAACCAGGCTGACGTTTCTTCACTACCCATACCCGTTGCTCGATCCCTGCGTGTCCGGACTGGGGATCAATCTGGCGAGCCTACGGGATATCGGATGTATGAAGATCGATGCGGTGGCCAGCCGAGGGAGCCGCCGGGACTTCGTTGATCTCTATACGATCTGCACCCGAAGCAGGCCCTTGGACGACTTGCTCCGGGACTTCGATGTGAAATTTCGGCGGATCGCGTACAACCGCGCGCACATTCTCAAGTCCCTTTGTTACTTCGAGGACGCGGAGCGCGAACCACTCCCGAAGCTGCTGGCTCCTTTGGTCTGGGAGGACATCAAAGCGTTCTTCCTCACCGAGTCACAACGCCTCGCCAGGCACTGGCTGTAA
- a CDS encoding DUF3015 domain-containing protein — MRKQMKRALITCSAATFAVALAWTPASAAEKDKDMSVKLPGTSGPMAKSGPGCGLGYLLFQGQRGLLPQILAATTNGTSGNQTFGMTTGTSGCSQDGIVSREHEAAVYAQATIENLSEDMAQGHGEHLVSLATLIGVPVDLQPRFFHLTQEHYSVLFPTADTDALQMLATLQTVLAADPVLASVASPI, encoded by the coding sequence ATGCGGAAACAGATGAAGCGTGCACTGATCACGTGTTCGGCAGCAACTTTTGCCGTCGCGCTGGCGTGGACACCCGCGTCCGCGGCGGAGAAAGACAAAGACATGTCGGTCAAGTTACCCGGCACCAGTGGGCCTATGGCGAAAAGCGGACCCGGCTGCGGGTTAGGGTACCTGCTCTTTCAGGGGCAACGTGGCCTCCTTCCTCAGATCCTTGCCGCGACAACCAACGGCACCTCCGGCAATCAAACCTTCGGGATGACGACCGGAACCTCTGGTTGCTCGCAGGACGGGATCGTCAGCCGTGAACACGAGGCCGCGGTGTACGCCCAGGCCACGATCGAAAATCTCTCGGAAGACATGGCGCAGGGCCATGGCGAGCACCTCGTTTCCTTGGCCACTTTGATCGGGGTGCCGGTGGACCTGCAACCACGTTTCTTCCATCTGACGCAGGAGCACTACTCCGTATTGTTCCCAACTGCTGATACGGATGCCCTTCAAATGTTGGCCACGCTCCAGACGGTCCTTGCAGCGGACCCGGTGCTAGCGAGCGTCGCATCTCCGATCTGA
- the pyrF gene encoding orotidine-5'-phosphate decarboxylase — protein MTEIARIATVPAVDLHAAARGRLIVALDFASEPQALDLVKRIGSRVGLFKVGLELFVSAGPAILEAIRQHTTAGIFLDLKFHDIPATMRAAGLAAKRYGVRFLTVHCETSERLTAASPGLAATQLLGVTVLTSTDASAVRAAGWYDPHLTVEALVLRRAALARDAGCTGVVCSANEAHVVKTQFGPEFVVVTPGIRPAWAAVPGDDQRRANTPAQAIAAGADFLVVGRPIRDAQDPVEAVERIVNEIADTPGRTP, from the coding sequence TTGACAGAGATCGCGCGGATCGCTACAGTCCCGGCCGTGGATCTTCACGCTGCAGCTCGTGGAAGGTTGATCGTCGCGCTCGACTTCGCGTCGGAACCGCAAGCGTTGGATCTGGTGAAGCGGATCGGCTCCCGCGTCGGCCTGTTCAAGGTGGGGTTGGAGCTGTTTGTGAGCGCGGGTCCCGCGATTCTTGAAGCCATCCGCCAGCACACCACGGCGGGCATCTTCCTCGATTTGAAATTTCACGACATCCCGGCCACGATGCGCGCCGCCGGGCTCGCCGCCAAGCGCTACGGCGTCCGCTTTCTAACGGTTCACTGTGAAACCAGCGAGCGGTTGACCGCCGCATCGCCCGGCCTCGCCGCGACTCAGCTCCTGGGGGTCACGGTGTTGACGAGCACCGACGCGTCGGCCGTACGAGCCGCCGGCTGGTATGACCCGCACCTCACCGTGGAAGCCCTTGTGCTCCGCCGCGCCGCGCTTGCTCGCGATGCCGGATGCACCGGCGTCGTGTGTTCGGCAAACGAGGCGCACGTGGTCAAGACCCAGTTCGGGCCCGAGTTCGTGGTCGTCACACCCGGCATTCGCCCCGCTTGGGCCGCAGTCCCGGGAGACGACCAGCGCCGCGCCAACACCCCGGCTCAGGCCATCGCCGCGGGAGCGGACTTCCTGGTCGTGGGGCGCCCCATCCGCGACGCCCAAGACCCGGTTGAAGCGGTGGAGCGAATCGTGAACGAAATCGCAGACACACCGGGACGAACGCCCTAG
- a CDS encoding branched-chain amino acid ABC transporter permease, whose protein sequence is MFVQQLVNGVTLGGVYALVALGYTMVYGILELINFAHGEIYMLGAYIGILSLAVFTAWGWTQSAPLWSVIAAVALAAVYCSAVGATVERAAYRPLRRTHRLTPLISAIGVSILLQNVVMLTQGSSDKVFPAFGDPPTTYSVGNATITSLQLAIMGISAGLMAGLQVVIRRTRLGLAMRATAQDPKMASLVGVPIDRVITATFVIGSALAAVAGVMVAMYYGVVNFFIGYVAGIKAFTAAVLGGIGNIPGAMVGGVVLGIAEGLGAGYISNEYKDVIAFVILILVLLVRPTGLMGERIPEKV, encoded by the coding sequence ATGTTCGTCCAGCAACTCGTCAACGGCGTGACCCTCGGCGGCGTCTATGCACTCGTCGCCCTCGGGTACACCATGGTGTACGGGATTTTGGAGCTGATCAACTTCGCCCACGGGGAGATCTATATGCTGGGGGCGTATATCGGTATTCTGTCGTTGGCCGTGTTCACCGCCTGGGGCTGGACCCAGAGCGCGCCGCTGTGGTCAGTGATCGCGGCGGTCGCCCTGGCGGCCGTCTACTGCAGCGCGGTCGGGGCCACCGTGGAGCGCGCGGCGTATCGGCCGCTCCGCCGCACCCACCGCCTCACCCCGCTGATCTCCGCGATCGGAGTCTCGATCCTGCTTCAGAACGTGGTCATGCTCACGCAAGGGTCCAGCGACAAAGTCTTCCCCGCGTTCGGCGATCCGCCGACCACGTATTCCGTCGGCAACGCGACGATCACCAGCCTGCAGCTCGCGATCATGGGCATCTCGGCCGGCCTCATGGCCGGCCTGCAGGTGGTCATTCGCCGCACGCGGCTCGGGCTGGCCATGCGGGCCACGGCGCAGGACCCCAAGATGGCGAGCCTGGTGGGTGTTCCGATCGACCGCGTGATCACCGCCACCTTTGTGATCGGCTCGGCATTGGCGGCGGTGGCGGGCGTGATGGTCGCGATGTACTACGGGGTGGTCAACTTCTTCATCGGATACGTGGCCGGGATCAAGGCGTTTACCGCCGCGGTGTTGGGCGGGATCGGCAACATCCCGGGCGCGATGGTGGGAGGCGTGGTGCTCGGGATCGCCGAGGGCCTTGGCGCGGGATATATCTCGAACGAATACAAAGACGTGATCGCGTTCGTGATCCTGATCCTGGTTCTGCTCGTTCGTCCGACGGGATTGATGGGTGAACGCATCCCCGAGAAAGTATGA
- a CDS encoding branched-chain amino acid ABC transporter permease, with amino-acid sequence MIRAGAVRWSAWWTVAVVGALLLPLGGWRPALATAVIIALALGGWTFGRRHPRAIRGLTASAKSLAALVPPSARISNRGVQAVVILALLAAPLTLNNYVLDVLTLAWLYVVLALGLQTTVGLAGLLDLGYASFYALGAYSYAIASTRLGVSFWVGLPLGALASAACGLLLGMITLRLRGDYLAIVTLGFIQIVHLVLVNWDSVTNGPNGILNVGRPQIGPITLTSPPQFYYVTLAVALLAIVVNTRLRASRIGRALMAIRDDELAAEAVGVPTTRLKVLAFALGASWAGVAGVCFAARYAFVSPESFTFFESVVILAMVVLGGMSSVMGVAAGAVIIVVLPELLRGVDDFRMLAFGAALVAMMAWRPEGLGRRAPMGRARGA; translated from the coding sequence ATGATCAGGGCAGGAGCAGTCCGGTGGTCGGCGTGGTGGACCGTTGCAGTGGTCGGCGCGCTGCTCCTGCCGTTGGGCGGATGGCGTCCGGCTCTCGCGACGGCGGTGATCATCGCCCTCGCGCTCGGCGGGTGGACCTTTGGCCGTCGCCATCCCAGGGCGATCCGCGGACTGACCGCCTCCGCCAAATCACTCGCCGCCCTGGTCCCACCCAGCGCCCGCATCTCCAACCGCGGGGTGCAAGCCGTCGTGATTTTGGCGTTGCTCGCCGCCCCGCTCACGCTGAACAACTACGTGCTCGACGTGCTCACGCTCGCGTGGCTGTACGTCGTCCTCGCGCTGGGCCTGCAAACCACGGTCGGGCTCGCAGGCCTGCTCGATCTTGGGTACGCCTCGTTCTACGCCCTCGGCGCCTACAGCTACGCCATCGCGTCCACGCGCCTCGGCGTCTCGTTCTGGGTCGGGCTTCCGCTGGGAGCGCTGGCGTCCGCGGCGTGTGGTCTGCTGCTGGGCATGATCACGCTGCGCTTACGCGGAGACTACCTCGCCATCGTGACGTTGGGATTCATTCAAATCGTGCATCTCGTCCTGGTCAACTGGGACTCGGTGACCAACGGGCCCAACGGCATTCTCAACGTCGGCCGACCGCAGATCGGCCCGATCACGCTCACCAGCCCTCCGCAGTTCTACTACGTCACGCTGGCGGTCGCGTTGCTCGCCATCGTGGTGAACACACGCCTGCGCGCGTCGCGGATCGGCCGGGCCTTGATGGCCATCCGGGACGACGAGTTGGCCGCGGAAGCGGTGGGCGTCCCCACCACGCGCCTCAAGGTGCTGGCGTTTGCATTGGGCGCGAGCTGGGCCGGCGTCGCGGGCGTGTGTTTTGCCGCTCGTTACGCGTTCGTCTCGCCCGAGAGTTTCACGTTTTTCGAGTCCGTCGTGATCCTCGCGATGGTCGTGCTGGGCGGCATGTCGAGCGTCATGGGAGTGGCCGCCGGCGCGGTCATCATCGTGGTGTTGCCCGAGCTGCTCCGCGGCGTGGACGACTTCCGCATGCTCGCGTTCGGCGCCGCGCTAGTGGCGATGATGGCGTGGCGACCCGAGGGGCTTGGCCGTCGCGCGCCCATGGGGCGAGCCAGAGGCGCCTGA
- a CDS encoding DUF4105 domain-containing protein, with the protein MFAGLITGSVIGLVDRSFGQPSRPDSTYLSELIADARAKGLAQSREWQVLMHYRKPRLGGLKSEADGPGFFLAHDGKYNSEAELEATLAAFFSETLESPDIQHPQCRFVARYQWLKASLGFDPTRLSEQECIRFRQWVAALDPESVTFVFPSAYLNNPSSMFGHTLLRIDRKGRPDTSRLLDYTINFAADTNTPTSLRSIILGVSGGLPGRFSITPYYVKTREYTDIESRDIWEYRLTFTEGQIARLLAHAWEMGTTYFDYYFFDENCSYHLLSLLDAADPSLHLTEQFTWWTIPSDTIRALLNSPGLVDRISYRPARETEVSYRRSRLRHDEEPWLFAVLRNPAVLHAPDFMALPDERRALILDVASGHLAYRLPSEKGDDADRTKALQRDILLERAALRIASDESSPPAPPPPETGHGTARVGLGGGRSSGQWFGQLALRPALHDLLGDESGYARNTHLEFMNTVLRYNRASGVNLNRLDVIRIISLTPYNRLVAKPSWQISTGFFPVEDLAFRDRSAPSLDFGIGGAAQSRWWRREVWYLLGELAAQYGAIFDERYRAGPGATGGLLFDLTAKARAHAFASYRAFLLGDRSSDLVSNLELRYTLSKDWDVRAGWKARPDWREALISVNAYF; encoded by the coding sequence GTGTTCGCCGGGCTGATAACCGGATCGGTGATCGGCCTCGTCGACCGAAGCTTCGGGCAGCCCTCGCGTCCCGACTCGACGTATCTGAGTGAGCTCATCGCTGACGCGCGCGCGAAGGGGCTCGCCCAGAGCCGGGAGTGGCAGGTGTTGATGCATTACCGGAAGCCACGACTGGGGGGACTGAAGAGTGAAGCCGACGGCCCGGGATTCTTTCTGGCTCACGACGGAAAGTACAATTCGGAGGCGGAATTGGAAGCCACGCTGGCGGCGTTCTTCTCGGAAACGCTGGAGAGCCCGGACATTCAACACCCCCAGTGCCGCTTCGTCGCCCGGTACCAGTGGTTGAAGGCGAGCCTCGGATTCGATCCGACCCGACTCTCCGAGCAGGAGTGCATTCGGTTCCGGCAATGGGTCGCCGCGCTCGACCCGGAGTCGGTCACGTTTGTCTTCCCCTCGGCGTACTTGAACAACCCGTCGTCGATGTTCGGCCACACCTTGCTCCGGATTGATCGCAAGGGCCGGCCCGACACCAGTCGCCTGCTGGATTACACCATCAACTTCGCCGCCGACACCAACACCCCCACGTCACTGCGATCCATCATCCTGGGTGTGAGTGGCGGCTTACCAGGCCGGTTTTCGATTACGCCGTATTACGTCAAGACCCGCGAGTACACCGACATTGAAAGCAGGGATATCTGGGAATATCGCCTGACCTTCACAGAGGGGCAGATCGCGCGGCTCCTTGCACACGCGTGGGAAATGGGCACCACCTACTTTGATTACTACTTTTTCGACGAGAATTGCTCGTATCATCTCTTGTCGCTCCTCGATGCGGCGGACCCTTCCCTCCACCTGACCGAGCAGTTCACCTGGTGGACGATTCCCTCGGATACAATCCGCGCGCTGCTCAACTCGCCGGGCCTGGTGGATCGCATCTCGTATCGGCCCGCCCGCGAGACTGAAGTTTCTTACCGTCGATCGCGGCTGCGCCATGACGAGGAGCCCTGGCTGTTCGCCGTCCTGCGCAACCCTGCGGTGTTGCACGCCCCTGACTTCATGGCATTGCCTGATGAGCGCCGCGCATTGATTCTCGATGTGGCGTCCGGACATCTGGCGTACCGACTTCCCAGCGAGAAGGGGGACGACGCCGACCGCACCAAGGCGCTGCAGCGTGACATCCTGCTGGAGCGTGCCGCGCTGCGCATCGCCTCAGACGAATCGTCTCCACCCGCCCCACCGCCGCCCGAAACAGGGCATGGCACGGCGCGCGTTGGGTTAGGCGGCGGCCGATCGTCCGGGCAGTGGTTCGGGCAACTCGCGCTCCGGCCGGCGCTGCACGATCTCCTGGGCGACGAAAGCGGTTACGCCCGAAACACCCACCTCGAGTTCATGAACACCGTGTTGCGCTACAACCGGGCTTCCGGGGTGAACCTCAACCGCCTCGACGTGATCCGGATCATCTCGCTGACCCCATACAACCGCCTGGTCGCCAAGCCATCGTGGCAGATTAGTACCGGGTTCTTCCCGGTGGAGGACCTTGCGTTCCGTGATCGCAGCGCGCCCAGTCTCGATTTCGGAATCGGAGGTGCGGCGCAGAGTAGATGGTGGCGCCGAGAAGTCTGGTATCTGTTGGGCGAACTCGCCGCGCAGTATGGCGCCATCTTTGACGAACGGTATCGCGCCGGCCCCGGCGCCACCGGCGGCCTGCTTTTCGACCTCACCGCCAAGGCGCGAGCGCACGCCTTTGCCAGCTACAGGGCGTTCCTTCTTGGAGACCGTTCGTCGGACCTCGTGAGCAACCTCGAATTGCGTTACACGTTGTCGAAAGACTGGGACGTGCGGGCGGGATGGAAGGCGAGACCCGACTGGCGGGAGGCGCTGATCAGCGTCAACGCGTACTTTTAG